The following are encoded in a window of Ruminiclostridium herbifermentans genomic DNA:
- a CDS encoding acyltransferase family protein → MLITLAILAVYVFIAVYGIAFTKDTSHFFSKDYTTVLKGLCCIIVIFVHIPNIYGNAIQNAAGSFGYICVTLFFMFSAYGLTWSVKHKEGYLNNFFRKRVLAVLTPYIIICLLKAICGFKVFRDGTNFVFVIFMFYIIFYLSHKYINKKYRDILICAFVIFYSLAGQIANDFFGYENIILKWQTESLGFMYGIIFANIIEPFKEKVKKQYVVKIGILSAVSGILGVTYLKYKYILFAGDYILRIILGISLILLLFTITIHFRIGNIFTKYLGKISYEVFLLHGFVMSVYNVLKLQVSSGVYILMVILGTLVIAAVLNKIDTIIIQRIANPTKLFSLRQSKVSKIDT, encoded by the coding sequence ATGCTTATAACATTAGCGATTTTAGCGGTATATGTATTTATCGCAGTCTATGGAATTGCATTTACGAAGGATACCAGTCATTTCTTCAGCAAAGATTATACCACTGTATTAAAAGGCTTGTGCTGTATAATTGTTATTTTTGTTCATATCCCCAATATATACGGAAATGCTATTCAAAATGCTGCAGGAAGCTTTGGATACATTTGTGTAACTTTATTTTTTATGTTTTCTGCATATGGATTAACATGGAGTGTGAAGCATAAGGAAGGATATTTGAATAATTTTTTTCGTAAACGAGTTTTAGCGGTATTAACACCATATATAATAATTTGTTTATTAAAAGCTATATGTGGTTTCAAAGTTTTTCGTGATGGAACAAATTTCGTATTTGTAATATTTATGTTTTATATTATATTTTATTTATCTCACAAATATATTAACAAAAAGTATAGGGACATATTGATATGCGCTTTTGTTATTTTCTATAGTTTAGCAGGCCAAATAGCAAACGATTTTTTTGGATATGAGAATATTATCTTAAAATGGCAAACAGAATCCTTAGGCTTTATGTATGGAATAATTTTTGCAAATATAATAGAGCCATTTAAAGAAAAGGTTAAAAAGCAATATGTAGTAAAAATAGGAATACTATCGGCAGTGTCTGGAATTTTAGGGGTTACATATTTGAAGTATAAATATATACTTTTTGCTGGAGATTATATTTTAAGAATAATACTGGGTATTTCTTTAATTTTATTATTGTTTACAATTACAATACATTTTAGAATTGGTAATATTTTTACTAAATATTTAGGGAAAATTTCATATGAAGTTTTCTTATTGCATGGTTTTGTAATGAGTGTGTATAATGTTCTGAAACTCCAAGTGTCATCAGGAGTATACATCTTAATGGTTATCTTGGGAACATTAGTTATTGCAGCTGTTTTAAATAAAATAGACACCATTATAATTCAAAGAATTGCTAATCCAACAAAATTATTTTCTCTTAGACAATCTAAGGTAAGTAAAATTGATACATAA
- a CDS encoding nicotinamide mononucleotide transporter, with the protein MIFIVANTLMVLRFKEQWILWIVVDFITITMWFIDGDMIQVQCGLYI; encoded by the coding sequence GTGATTTTCATAGTTGCAAATACACTTATGGTGCTAAGATTTAAGGAGCAATGGATCCTTTGGATTGTTGTTGATTTTATTACAATTACCATGTGGTTTATTGATGGAGACATGATTCAGGTTCAATGTGGACTGTATATTTGA
- a CDS encoding GNAT family N-acetyltransferase, with the protein MIKALDRNELENALPLVWSVFCEYEAVNYPESGKQAFWDAIHSEEYLNMLSAYGAFEEDSLVGIIATRNEGSHIALFFVDGKYQNKGIGRSLWTAVIENSSAKEITVHSSLYAKDIYRKLGFSQEGDLREVDGIQYIPMIYKNVI; encoded by the coding sequence ATGATCAAAGCTTTAGACAGAAATGAATTGGAAAACGCACTTCCTCTTGTGTGGAGTGTATTTTGTGAATACGAGGCGGTCAATTATCCGGAATCAGGCAAGCAGGCATTTTGGGACGCAATTCATTCTGAGGAATACCTAAATATGCTTTCTGCTTATGGCGCTTTTGAGGAAGATTCTCTTGTCGGTATTATTGCAACAAGAAACGAGGGCAGCCATATTGCTCTTTTCTTCGTAGATGGTAAATATCAGAATAAAGGCATTGGCAGAAGTTTATGGACTGCTGTTATTGAAAACAGCAGTGCTAAAGAAATAACAGTGCATTCCTCGTTATATGCAAAAGACATATACAGGAAACTTGGCTTTTCGCAAGAGGGTGATTTGCGCGAGGTTGATGGTATTCAATACATTCCTATGATTTATAAAAATGTAATTTAG
- a CDS encoding CDP-alcohol phosphatidyltransferase family protein has product MANIITGSRIILSFVLLFCPTLSIPFYVVYVIAGLSDMIDGTVARKTNTVSEFGSILDTIADFVLVTVCLIKLIPVLFVEIWMYIWIVIIALIKAINIVSGFVMQKKLVTVHSIMNKVIGVMLFALPLTLNFIELRYSAAVVCVIATFAAIQEGYFIRTGR; this is encoded by the coding sequence ATGGCGAATATTATAACAGGCAGCAGAATTATTCTCAGCTTCGTATTATTGTTTTGTCCGACACTCTCCATTCCTTTTTATGTGGTATATGTAATAGCAGGCCTCTCTGATATGATTGACGGAACCGTGGCAAGAAAGACCAATACCGTCAGCGAGTTTGGCTCCATACTCGATACAATTGCAGATTTTGTGTTGGTGACAGTTTGTCTCATTAAGCTGATACCAGTATTATTTGTTGAAATATGGATGTATATCTGGATTGTGATTATAGCATTAATCAAGGCAATAAATATTGTATCCGGATTCGTGATGCAGAAAAAACTGGTTACAGTTCATTCAATTATGAATAAGGTTATCGGCGTAATGTTATTTGCATTGCCCCTTACACTAAATTTTATTGAATTGAGGTATAGTGCAGCAGTTGTTTGCGTTATAGCTACCTTTGCGGCAATTCAGGAGGGATATTTCATTAGAACAGGAAGGTAA
- a CDS encoding VOC family protein: MKSHISHIALYVKDIERAREFYMKYFDGKSNEKYINSKGFQSYFITFSSGARMEIMAHSELVIRENMEKVNGWSHIAFSVGSEENVRTLTQQIVADGYELLSPVRYTGDGYYESCVSDPEGNRVEITV, translated from the coding sequence TTGAAATCCCACATATCACATATAGCACTTTACGTAAAAGATATTGAAAGAGCTAGAGAATTTTACATGAAATATTTTGATGGAAAAAGCAATGAAAAATATATAAATTCAAAGGGCTTTCAGAGCTACTTTATTACATTTTCATCGGGTGCTAGAATGGAAATAATGGCGCATAGTGAATTAGTAATTCGTGAAAATATGGAAAAGGTAAACGGTTGGAGTCACATAGCTTTTTCAGTGGGAAGTGAAGAAAATGTACGGACGTTGACGCAGCAAATTGTAGCTGATGGTTATGAATTGTTAAGCCCAGTGAGATACACAGGAGATGGCTACTATGAAAGCTGTGTTTCAGACCCAGAAGGCAACCGTGTTGAAATAACAGTGTGA
- a CDS encoding S8 family peptidase: MNNVLELKGKRFVQAPKTNPGGGAAMKSKVVVTSDYIIRLIEKLNQLQTFWENEKRPFSGILISVYYNKIVAKTNRISGIFKGDKSNYAIVGAKFNKDKTKHIITYFLDFSDLKQSIDLLYKASNILELHFRGEISKEVFENRKIIDAIDFQKFNLSKSLFKQIIADVSYIEDFDVEQADKHEKESIVTIYDTGLDAKTLFRSIGIDILSARILDNRTVYLDANQLNLLYEKAPYLVAMATENLSDLLPEDFIDKYENNMATIPSPVNEPTIGVIDTLFDKRVYFGEWVEYHKMIDDSIPVSSNDYRHGTAVSSIIVDGPKLNPWLDDGCGRFRVRHFGVAAGSKFSSFTIIKLIRRIVQENKDIKVWNISLGSNQEINDNFISAEAAILDQIQYENDVIFVVAGTNKPNADVVKIGSPADSINSMVVNAVSKSGLSTRYSRKGLALSFFAKPDVSYYGGSEEQYIQVCAPLGATNVAGTSFAAPWIARKLSYLIDILGLNRELAKALIIDAARGWNETPSPEEVALYGHGVVPIRIEDIVQSKDDEIKFLVTDISEKWNTYNYYFPIPLKDDKYPYFARATMCYFPVCDRAQGVDYTNTELNLHFGRINDDGKLNEINSDKQNQDEDLGGEKNFILEGEARKKFRKWDNVKYISEGIKEKRVPKKSYSNKNWGMEIKTNNRLEPQDGVGLRFGVVVTLKEMYGINRIDEFIRNCNLNGWLVNRIDIENRIDIYEKINEEIEFE, translated from the coding sequence ATGAATAATGTTTTGGAATTAAAGGGGAAACGTTTTGTGCAAGCACCAAAAACAAATCCAGGTGGAGGTGCTGCAATGAAAAGTAAAGTAGTGGTTACAAGTGATTACATTATTCGGTTGATTGAAAAACTTAATCAGTTACAGACATTTTGGGAAAATGAAAAAAGGCCTTTTAGTGGAATATTAATCAGTGTCTATTACAATAAAATAGTAGCTAAAACAAATAGAATTTCTGGAATATTCAAAGGAGATAAATCAAATTATGCGATAGTTGGTGCTAAATTTAACAAGGATAAGACAAAGCATATTATAACTTATTTTCTAGACTTTTCAGACTTAAAGCAGAGTATAGATTTATTGTATAAGGCAAGTAATATTTTAGAATTACATTTTCGTGGGGAAATTTCAAAAGAAGTATTTGAAAATCGAAAGATTATTGATGCGATTGACTTTCAAAAATTTAATTTAAGTAAATCATTATTTAAGCAGATTATAGCTGATGTATCATACATTGAAGATTTTGATGTTGAGCAAGCTGATAAACATGAAAAGGAAAGTATTGTTACTATATATGATACAGGCCTAGATGCAAAAACATTGTTTAGAAGCATTGGAATAGATATTTTATCAGCTAGGATTCTTGATAATCGAACTGTATACTTAGATGCAAATCAGCTAAATTTGTTATATGAGAAAGCTCCGTACCTTGTGGCCATGGCAACTGAAAATCTTTCAGATTTATTGCCAGAAGATTTTATTGACAAATATGAAAATAATATGGCAACTATTCCATCTCCCGTCAATGAACCTACTATTGGAGTTATAGATACACTGTTTGATAAAAGGGTATATTTTGGAGAGTGGGTTGAGTATCATAAAATGATTGACGACAGTATTCCTGTATCTTCAAATGATTATCGCCATGGAACAGCAGTTTCATCAATTATAGTAGATGGACCAAAACTTAATCCTTGGCTGGATGATGGCTGCGGGCGATTTAGAGTGAGGCACTTTGGAGTAGCTGCAGGTTCGAAGTTTTCTTCATTTACAATTATAAAATTAATTAGAAGAATAGTACAAGAAAATAAAGATATAAAAGTTTGGAATATTTCGCTTGGAAGTAATCAAGAAATTAACGATAATTTTATTTCTGCAGAAGCTGCTATTTTAGATCAAATACAGTATGAAAATGATGTAATATTTGTTGTTGCAGGAACAAATAAGCCAAATGCAGATGTAGTGAAAATTGGTTCGCCTGCTGATTCTATTAACAGTATGGTCGTAAATGCTGTATCAAAGAGTGGTTTATCAACAAGATATTCAAGAAAAGGATTGGCACTTTCTTTCTTTGCTAAACCAGATGTAAGCTATTACGGTGGGAGTGAAGAACAATATATTCAAGTATGTGCACCGTTAGGAGCGACAAATGTTGCAGGAACATCATTTGCTGCACCATGGATTGCCAGAAAGTTATCTTATTTGATAGATATTCTAGGGTTAAATAGAGAACTTGCTAAGGCTTTAATTATTGATGCTGCAAGGGGATGGAATGAAACTCCTAGCCCTGAAGAAGTGGCACTTTATGGTCATGGTGTTGTGCCGATAAGGATTGAAGATATTGTTCAATCTAAAGATGATGAAATTAAATTTCTTGTAACAGATATTAGTGAAAAATGGAATACATATAATTATTATTTTCCAATACCACTTAAAGATGATAAATATCCTTATTTCGCAAGAGCGACAATGTGCTATTTTCCTGTATGCGATAGAGCACAAGGAGTTGATTATACTAATACAGAGTTAAATCTCCATTTTGGTAGAATAAATGATGATGGAAAGTTAAATGAGATTAATTCAGATAAACAAAACCAGGATGAAGATTTAGGCGGAGAGAAAAACTTTATTCTTGAAGGAGAGGCACGAAAAAAATTTCGAAAGTGGGACAATGTAAAATATATTTCTGAAGGAATAAAAGAAAAAAGAGTCCCCAAAAAATCGTATAGCAATAAGAACTGGGGAATGGAGATTAAAACTAATAATAGATTGGAACCACAAGATGGAGTCGGATTACGTTTTGGTGTAGTTGTGACATTAAAGGAAATGTATGGTATTAACCGTATAGATGAGTTCATACGAAATTGTAATCTGAATGGATGGTTAGTAAATAGGATTGATATCGAAAATAGAATTGATATTTATGAAAAGATTAATGAGGAAATCGAATTTGAGTAA
- a CDS encoding ATP-binding protein has product MKKQNVLNLIKYHVERNENGFRNEAINIARYFDSIGDDQLAEYIMSLIAESNLYMPQGSDFESEFLKQLDTRVIEPLYLPSVISEDIKGIINAVNHNIGINKFLFEGLPGSGKTEAVKQVARLLDRALFCVDFENLIDSKLGQTNKNIATVFNEINMLPQPNKVVILFDEIDVIALDRINSNDVREMGRVTSTILRELDRLTDLNKEIVIIATTNLFPNFDKALVRRFDAIINFDRYTKEDLIEIAQYYFSSFVKNFKGISKDTRLFKKILTLSKKIPYPGELKNIIKTSLAFSDLNSENDYLRRMFNSMIGSIDGINISQLHEMGFSVREIEKLKGESKSSVSRKLNKEDNPNE; this is encoded by the coding sequence GTGAAGAAACAAAATGTTTTAAATCTAATAAAATATCATGTTGAAAGAAATGAGAATGGTTTTAGAAATGAAGCTATAAATATTGCGAGGTATTTTGATAGCATTGGGGATGATCAGTTAGCTGAATATATTATGAGTTTAATAGCTGAATCAAATCTTTATATGCCACAAGGAAGTGATTTCGAAAGTGAATTTTTAAAACAGCTGGATACACGTGTAATTGAACCTTTATATTTACCGTCTGTAATATCAGAAGATATAAAGGGGATTATTAATGCGGTTAATCATAATATTGGGATTAATAAGTTTTTATTTGAGGGATTACCAGGTAGTGGGAAAACAGAAGCAGTTAAACAGGTTGCACGCTTATTGGATAGAGCATTATTCTGTGTGGATTTTGAGAATCTAATTGATAGCAAATTAGGACAAACAAATAAGAATATTGCTACAGTATTTAATGAAATAAATATGCTTCCACAACCTAATAAAGTAGTTATATTATTTGATGAAATTGATGTGATAGCGCTAGATCGTATCAATTCTAATGATGTAAGAGAAATGGGAAGGGTTACATCGACCATTTTGCGCGAATTAGATAGATTGACTGATTTAAATAAAGAGATTGTAATCATTGCAACAACAAACTTGTTTCCAAACTTTGACAAAGCATTAGTTAGAAGATTTGATGCAATAATTAATTTTGATCGATATACTAAGGAAGATTTAATAGAGATTGCACAATATTATTTTTCTTCATTTGTTAAGAATTTTAAAGGAATTTCAAAGGATACTCGATTGTTTAAAAAAATTTTGACCCTATCAAAGAAAATACCTTATCCTGGGGAACTTAAAAATATAATAAAAACCTCTCTTGCTTTTAGTGATTTGAATTCAGAAAATGACTATTTACGTAGAATGTTTAACAGCATGATTGGGAGTATCGATGGAATAAATATTTCTCAGTTACATGAAATGGGTTTTTCTGTACGAGAAATAGAAAAGTTGAAAGGGGAATCAAAAAGCAGTGTATCTAGGAAATTAAACAAGGAGGACAATCCAAATGAATAA
- a CDS encoding M48 family metallopeptidase: MQMSFQYGTKTITYDVTYSSRRRTMEISVEPPDLVHVVAPESASEEAILNKVRSRASWIVQRLFAMRDMAYIPIKREMVNGESFMYLGRNYSMQVTVELGIERPRVGLINGRFQVVVASWDEAEIHNALEQWYKQKALEKIRERVKFYQSKFHVKPTQIKVKDQQKRWASCTSKGELLFNWKSIMAPSPVLDYIVAHEMAHLIERGHSQKFWDIVAAVLPDYSSRKEWLKNNGIKMDL; this comes from the coding sequence ATGCAAATGTCCTTCCAGTATGGGACAAAGACAATTACATATGATGTGACATATTCCTCCAGAAGAAGGACTATGGAGATTAGTGTTGAGCCTCCAGATTTAGTTCATGTTGTGGCTCCTGAAAGTGCATCCGAAGAAGCTATCTTGAACAAGGTCAGAAGTAGAGCCAGCTGGATTGTCCAGCGGCTTTTTGCTATGCGAGATATGGCTTATATTCCAATTAAGAGAGAAATGGTCAACGGAGAGTCTTTCATGTACCTGGGAAGGAATTACTCCATGCAGGTCACTGTCGAGCTAGGGATTGAACGGCCACGAGTTGGCTTAATTAACGGAAGATTCCAGGTTGTGGTAGCTTCTTGGGATGAAGCTGAAATACACAATGCTCTTGAGCAATGGTATAAGCAAAAAGCTCTAGAGAAAATCAGAGAAAGAGTGAAGTTCTATCAGAGCAAATTCCATGTTAAACCAACGCAAATAAAGGTCAAAGATCAGCAAAAGCGTTGGGCAAGTTGCACAAGCAAGGGGGAACTATTATTCAATTGGAAAAGTATCATGGCTCCATCGCCTGTTTTGGATTATATAGTAGCTCACGAAATGGCCCACCTGATAGAGCGTGGTCATTCACAGAAGTTTTGGGACATTGTTGCTGCTGTGCTACCTGATTACAGCAGCAGGAAAGAATGGCTTAAAAATAACGGTATAAAGATGGATTTGTAA
- the istB gene encoding IS21-like element helper ATPase IstB, translating into MNNSTYNQLCRNMEILGLGQMVIHLDEISNFVTSNNLSFTEGLLRLSNYEVDFKEAKASRSMIKAAAFPFVKELKDYDFNFQPSVNQQEIQELCTLGFLERNENIVFLGPSGVGKTHLATSIGIAAAKKRTSTYFIKCHDLLQQLKKAKLENRLDVRLRHFCHYRLLIIDELGYLPIDKEDSNMFFQLIDMRYERKSTILTTNMNFNEWDGVFYDAVVANAILDRVLHHAHVISISGKSYRLKDHMKQGE; encoded by the coding sequence ATGAATAACAGTACATACAACCAGCTATGCCGGAACATGGAAATTCTTGGTCTTGGGCAAATGGTAATTCATCTTGATGAAATATCTAATTTTGTGACATCCAACAATCTTTCGTTTACAGAAGGACTACTGAGACTTAGTAATTACGAAGTTGATTTTAAGGAGGCCAAAGCATCTAGATCTATGATTAAAGCAGCAGCATTTCCTTTTGTAAAGGAATTGAAAGATTATGATTTCAATTTTCAGCCGTCAGTAAATCAGCAAGAAATACAAGAACTTTGCACGCTTGGTTTTCTTGAAAGAAATGAGAATATAGTATTTCTTGGTCCAAGTGGTGTTGGAAAGACTCATCTGGCAACATCAATAGGAATAGCTGCAGCAAAGAAACGTACTAGCACATATTTTATCAAATGTCATGATTTATTGCAGCAACTAAAGAAAGCAAAACTGGAAAACAGACTTGATGTAAGACTCAGACACTTCTGCCATTACAGACTACTTATCATTGATGAACTTGGCTACTTACCCATTGATAAAGAAGATTCTAATATGTTTTTTCAGCTTATAGATATGAGATATGAGAGAAAAAGTACCATTCTTACAACAAACATGAATTTCAACGAATGGGATGGTGTATTCTATGACGCAGTTGTAGCCAATGCAATACTTGACAGGGTATTGCACCATGCACATGTAATATCTATATCTGGAAAGTCATACAGATTAAAGGATCATATGAAGCAAGGAGAATAG
- the istA gene encoding IS21 family transposase: protein MIIKSSIITDLNIQTVKDLYKLKPFMEDTTLKVNKSQIARELDVDRRTVDKYINGFHKAKSRECVNCITAYYDIIAELLSDNSQQIFYYRRVLWQYLVDNHSYEGSYVNFCYYLRKYPELDSYFKKSRPSNANNVTIRYETGMGQQAQLDWKESIRFTLSTGEIIEVNIFVLLLSYSRFRVYRVSLSKTQDILFSFLDDAFNTFGGVPSEIVTDNMKTVMDEPRTEYTEGKINIKFKQFADDYGFKVHPCIAGRPRTKAKVEAPMKLLDEIRAYNGKLDYKELNELVTRINNRVNMQVNQGTGRIPLMYFNKEKAFLGSLPADTIRKPYQITPHKVKVNSSSMFNHNECQYSVPPEYIGKTLTLQVYDGYIHVYYNMELITIHTLSKKKLNYFTEHYTAIARKSHAFKEENINERAKENLQVIGEVYSYE from the coding sequence ATGATTATCAAAAGTAGTATCATAACAGATTTAAATATTCAAACTGTCAAGGATCTTTATAAGTTAAAACCATTTATGGAGGATACAACATTGAAAGTTAATAAAAGCCAGATCGCAAGGGAACTTGATGTCGATAGGCGTACAGTTGATAAATACATTAATGGCTTTCATAAGGCCAAATCCAGAGAATGCGTGAATTGTATCACTGCTTACTATGACATTATTGCAGAGCTTCTATCTGATAACAGCCAGCAGATATTTTATTACAGAAGAGTTTTATGGCAATACCTAGTAGACAATCATTCTTATGAAGGGTCTTATGTGAATTTCTGCTACTATCTAAGAAAATATCCTGAACTAGACTCATATTTCAAAAAAAGCAGACCTTCAAACGCAAATAACGTAACCATACGTTATGAAACAGGAATGGGTCAACAAGCACAACTAGACTGGAAAGAGTCTATACGATTTACTCTTTCAACAGGTGAAATAATAGAAGTAAACATATTTGTATTATTGCTGTCATATTCACGTTTTAGAGTGTACAGGGTATCTCTATCAAAAACACAGGATATATTATTTTCATTCCTTGATGATGCGTTTAACACGTTTGGAGGTGTTCCAAGTGAGATTGTCACCGATAATATGAAAACAGTTATGGATGAGCCAAGAACAGAGTATACAGAAGGGAAAATAAATATAAAATTTAAGCAGTTTGCGGATGATTATGGTTTTAAGGTGCACCCTTGTATTGCAGGAAGACCAAGAACAAAAGCCAAAGTAGAAGCACCAATGAAACTACTTGATGAGATAAGAGCCTACAATGGAAAACTTGATTACAAGGAACTTAATGAGTTGGTCACACGAATAAATAACAGAGTAAACATGCAGGTAAATCAAGGTACAGGTCGTATTCCATTAATGTATTTCAACAAGGAAAAAGCTTTCTTAGGAAGCTTACCAGCCGATACCATAAGAAAGCCTTATCAAATAACTCCACATAAAGTAAAAGTAAATTCATCCAGCATGTTCAACCATAATGAATGCCAGTATTCTGTACCACCAGAATACATTGGAAAAACTCTTACTTTACAAGTGTATGATGGTTACATACATGTTTATTATAACATGGAATTAATAACTATCCATACCCTTAGTAAAAAGAAACTAAATTATTTTACAGAACACTATACTGCTATAGCAAGAAAATCGCATGCATTTAAGGAAGAAAATATAAATGAGCGGGCAAAAGAAAACTTACAGGTTATAGGAGAAGTATATAGTTATGAATAA
- a CDS encoding type I restriction enzyme endonuclease domain-containing protein, translating into MDRPLKEHGLLQAIVRVNRTCGEKKKCGYVVDYYGVTDFLEEALAIFDREELGQPMESLDSIFKQMLSYREAVMAMFVGVEKDNLDALVRIIEPEDKRAEFELAYKRFASTMEQILPAHVPTEHINDLRWLGYIRAAAKARFEPGKELDIADYGEKVKKLISEHLESLGVRQWIAPVTLFDSDFSSKMKTLKSDEAVASAMEHAIKNVIHVKMDDNPVYYTSLLEKLQQLLEETKNNWVERKKQLEEFINGHMQKGEQHEANALGLSVEEYAFFETVKKYLSESADVTATANCVKEDAAEYISQDIIELSKGIAKDVSEIIRQNYVVDWTTNLTKTGDIERAIYMMLNTRYFKQIKMNIRKQLVQPLLMLAKKHYAVLD; encoded by the coding sequence TTGGATAGACCTCTTAAAGAGCATGGTCTACTACAGGCTATTGTCCGGGTGAACCGAACCTGTGGTGAAAAAAAGAAATGTGGCTATGTAGTTGATTATTATGGTGTAACAGACTTCCTAGAGGAGGCTCTGGCCATTTTTGACCGTGAAGAGCTCGGCCAGCCTATGGAGTCACTGGATTCCATTTTTAAACAAATGTTATCGTATCGTGAAGCAGTCATGGCAATGTTTGTTGGGGTAGAAAAAGATAATTTGGATGCTCTCGTCAGAATAATCGAGCCCGAGGACAAGCGTGCCGAGTTTGAACTGGCGTATAAACGGTTTGCGTCAACGATGGAACAGATTCTGCCTGCCCATGTACCAACAGAGCACATCAATGACCTGCGATGGCTGGGTTATATCCGAGCAGCGGCAAAAGCACGCTTTGAGCCTGGGAAAGAACTAGATATTGCTGACTATGGGGAAAAGGTCAAGAAGCTGATTTCGGAGCATTTAGAGTCTTTAGGAGTCCGTCAGTGGATTGCACCAGTGACGCTGTTTGATTCGGATTTCTCTTCAAAGATGAAAACACTTAAATCTGATGAAGCTGTTGCTTCAGCCATGGAACATGCTATCAAGAATGTTATCCATGTCAAAATGGATGATAACCCTGTCTATTATACAAGTCTTCTGGAAAAGTTGCAGCAGCTTCTGGAGGAGACTAAAAATAACTGGGTGGAGCGAAAAAAGCAGCTCGAAGAGTTTATCAATGGGCATATGCAAAAGGGCGAGCAGCATGAGGCGAATGCTCTGGGACTGTCTGTGGAGGAATATGCCTTCTTTGAAACCGTTAAGAAATATTTAAGCGAATCAGCAGATGTTACAGCTACGGCAAATTGTGTAAAGGAAGATGCTGCTGAATACATCAGCCAAGATATAATTGAGCTCTCAAAGGGGATTGCGAAAGATGTGTCCGAGATCATCCGGCAGAATTATGTTGTGGATTGGACGACAAACCTTACAAAGACAGGAGATATTGAACGGGCTATCTATATGATGCTGAACACCCGATATTTTAAGCAAATTAAGATGAATATACGAAAACAGCTAGTGCAGCCGCTTTTGATGCTGGCGAAGAAACATTACGCTGTTCTGGATTGA